In one window of Neofelis nebulosa isolate mNeoNeb1 chromosome 15, mNeoNeb1.pri, whole genome shotgun sequence DNA:
- the RGS21 gene encoding regulator of G-protein signaling 21 codes for MPVKCCFYRSPTTETMAWSENMDTLLTNQAGLDAFRTFLKSEFSEENVEFWLACEDFKKTESAEKMASKAKMIYSEFIEADAPKEINIDFSTRDLISKNIAEPTLKCFDEAQKLIYSLMAKDSFPRFLKSEIYKKLVNGKQVGNHKKWFPFL; via the exons ATGCCAGTGAA ATGTTGTTTCTACAGGTCACCAACAACAGAAACAATGGcgtggtctgaaaatatggaCACACTTTTAACCAATCAAG CTGGTCTAGATGCTTTTCGAACATTTCTAAAATCAGAGTTTAGTGAAGAAAATGTTGAGTTCTGGCTTGCCTGTGAAGACttcaaaaaaacagaaagtgCAGAAAAGATGGCTTCTAAAGCCAAGATGATTTATTCTGAATTCATTGAAGCTGATGCCCCTAAAGAG ATCAACATTGACTTCAGTACCAGGGACCTCATCTCAAAGAATATTGCAGAACCAACTCTCAAATGTTTTGATGAGGCTCAGAAGTTAATCTATAGTCTTATGGCCAAGGATTCTTTTCCTCGATTTCTAAAGTCAGAGATTTATAAGAAACTGGTAAATGGCAAGCAAGTTGGAAATCATAaaaaatggtttccttttttgtaa